TTGAATTATTAAAGAAAGGATTAAATGCTAAACAGAAAGAATTTGTTGAAACTAAAATTGTTTATGAAGTTGATTCTTTAGATAAGGATTCTTTTATTGTAAGAGAAAAACTTCCGTTAATTAATAATATTTTAGATACTGTAAAAAATCCCTCAACCCCTATGATTGTTGCAGAGAGAACTGCTGAATATGGTGAAAAGGTTAAGAAAAGAGTGCAAAGAAAGTTTGATTTAAAAGATTACGTCAATGAATTAAGAAACGAAATTGCTCCTCTTATTTCATTAAATCCTGGAAAGAATCCTCTTGTTTCTTCATTTATTCTTCAAGTTGAAAAATTGTTTAAGTTTATCTTAGATGATGATAAAGATGGAATATATAAAATTCAAGAACATGTAAAGGAAAATATGGAGAATATTTTGCAGAAAGATAATTTAGAAGCCGTGCAAGAAAAGAAGGAAGATATTTTGAAAGTTTTTCAAGAGAATTTCTGGGATGAATTGACTTTTGAAGATGTTGAATTTATTATAATTGAGCTTGCTCCATTGATGGTTTATTATGAAAAAAATCCTAAGAGGATGCTTCAAGTTGATGCTCCTGATATAATTTTGAAAGTTGAGGAATTCAAAAAAGAAGTCAAGGAAGATGAAGAATTAAAAAAATTCTTAGAGACAAACTCTCTTGTTAATAAGATTAGGAAAGGAGAAGGTATTACTCCTTCTGAGCTTCTTGAGTTAGAAAAGCAATTAAGCGCATTGAGACCTGAGATGACTATTGACAATGTTCAGAGAATTCTAAAGATTGACTTCTTGCTCTTCATAAGAGAGATATTGAGTTTAAAGCAGGAATATGACCCTCGCGTTTTGATAGAAAGAGAATTTAATAAACATATTATTGAGAAAAATCAGAATTATACTTCTGAGCAGATTAAGTTTTTGCAGATTTTGAAAAAGGTTTTTGCTCGAACTAAACACATTGAATTAAAGGATTTTACTGTTCCGCCTCTTTCTAATGAAAGACCTCTTGACAAGTTTCAGGATTCTGAGTTGCAGAAGATAGTTATTGAGTGTAATAAGATTAAGATGATGTGAATTTGTAAACTTAAGTTTACAAATATAAGAAGCTTTATAAAGTACTTTGAATAACCTTCTATTATGGCAATAGAAAAATGGGATAATAAGTATGATGTTAAGACGGTATCAGCCAAACTTACTCAAAGAGATTTTTCTCATTTTAAGGATTATTGTGATAAAAAAGGCGTGAAAGTTTCTACCCAACTTAAACAATTGATAAAGCAAGAGATTGATAATCCTATTTCTGTTAATGTCGCAGGAAAAAGTTTGTTTGTATATAATCCTGCAAGAGATAATTTCAGCTGGAGAGCAATTTTAGATAAGGGAATTATATCTTATATTGAAGATGATTTAAATTTTGAGTTTTTATCACAGTTAAAGGAAGCAATAGATAAAGCAATAGATGAAAGAAACACATTCATTCAGAAGACAAAAGATGATTCTGTTTCAATACCAGGGCAGATTGTGAGGAGGGGGTTATGAAAGAAGAATTAATAGTTTCAAATAATTCAATTAAAGATAAAATTCATACAATCAGAGGGCTTCAGGTAATACTTGATAGTGATTTAGCTGTACTTTATGATGTTCCAACAAAAGTATTAAATCAAGCAGTCAAAAGAAACATTGATAGATTTCCTATAGATTTTATGTTTCAGCTAACAAAAGGAGAAGCAAAAAACTTGATGTCGCAAAATGCGACTTCAACTATTTTTAGTTTAAGGTCACAAATTGTGACCATAAAAAATAAAAGAGGCGCTCATAGAAAATATTTACAATACGTTTTCACTGAACAAGGCGTTGCTATGCTCTCTGGAATTCTGAGAAGTAAGAAGGCGATTGAAGTGAGTATTCAGATAATGAGAGCTTTTATTTCAATGCGTAAATTTATTTTTCAAAATGCTGAAATATTTAGAAGGTTAGATACTGTTGAAAGAAAACAATTAGAATCTCAAATAAAAACAGATAAAAATTTTGAACGAATTTTTGAGGCAATTGAAAGTAAAGAACTTGTTAAAAAACAAGGGCTCTTTTTTGACGGACAGATATTTGATGCTTATAAGTTTGTTTCTGATTTAATAAGAAGCGCAAAAAAATCAATTGTGTTAATTGATAATTTCGTTGATGATTCTGTTTTGACATTGTTTTCTAAAAGAAGAATTAATGTGGGTGTGGTAATTTATACAAAAATCATCACAAAACAATTAAAATTAGATTTAAATAAATATAATTCTCAATATCCTGTAATTGAAATTAAAGAATTTAAAGATTCGCATGACAGGTTTATGATTATTGACAATAAAGAAGTATATCATATTGGCGCATCGTTAAAAGATTTAGGACAGAAATGGTTTGCATTTTCAAAGTTTGAAAAGGATGCATTGGAATTGCTGGAGAAATTAGAATGAATAAACAAAAATTACCAGGGGGATGGAAGGAAATTGAACTTAGCGAAGTATTCGATTTTCAAAAAAAATCAAGGATAAAGGCAGGAGAAGGTTTGAAGAAAGGTGAATATAAATTCTTTACGTCAAGCGATAAGCAAACTAAATTTATTGACCAATATAATCAATATAATCAAGACGGAGAGTATTTAATATTTGCAACTGGGGGGCATGCAGGAATTCATTATTGTAATGAAAAATTTTCTACTAGTACAGATTGTTTTATTGTAAAAGTTGATAAAAAAGTTTTAGCAAAATATGTTTATTATTATTTATTTGGTAAAATTCAATTACTTGAAGAAGGATTTAAGGGGGCAGGATTAAAACATATTTCGAAAGGATATATTCAAGATATAAAATTATTTTACCCAGAAAATAAAGAAACACAAAAAGCAATAGTTTCAATTTTAGAAAAAGCAGAAAAAGCAAAAGAATGGCGAAAAGAAGCAGATAATTTGACACAAGATTTTTTAGAAAGCACTTTTTTTGAGATGTTTGGAAATCCAATTAATAATGATAAAAATTGGATAAAGTGTAATTTATCAAAATATGGGCTATTGGCAAGGGGTAAATCTGCACATAGACCGCAAAATGCGAAATTTTTATATGGTGGAAAATATCCTTTTATTCAAACAGGAGATGTTAGGCAAAGTGATTCAATCTATCTAAAAAAGTATACTCAAACATATTCCGAAGAGGGAATTAAGCAAAGCAAATTATTCTATAGAGGAACTTTAGCAATAACTATTGCAGCTAATATTGGTGAAACTGCTGTATTGGCATTTGACTCATATTTTCCGGATAGTGTAGTTGGTTTTAAAGTAGAGTCCCCCCTATTCATGAGTTATTTATTGAAATGTTATAAACCTCTTTTAGATTCATTAGCAACTAATACTGCTCAAAAAAATATTAATTTAGCAATCTTAAATAATTTAGAAGTAATTGATATCCCAATCGCCCTACAAAACAAATTCGCTTCCATCGTCCAAGAAGTAGAAAAACTAAAACAACATCAAAAAAGATCTAATCAGGAAATAAACAACTTATTTAATGCTTTAATGCAGAAAGCTTTCAAGGGGGAACTAAAATGTTAGATGCAGAATTAAAATCAAAAATAAACTTGTTATGGAATAAATTTTGGAGTGGTGGAATTAGTAATCCACTTAATGCAATTGAACAAATGTCTTATTTAATCTTTATGAAAAGATTGGAGGACGAAGATGTTTCAAGAGAACAAAACGCAAAATTTTTGGGAGAAAATTTCACTTCAATATTTCCTAAAAAAGAACTTAAATGGTCTGTTTGGACAGAAATGCCTGCTGAACAAATGCTTGAGTATGTCAGAGACGAAGTTTTTCCATTTTTGAGAAAACTTAATGGTGGAGAAAATTCAATTTATTCAAAATATATGAAGAATGCAACTTTTGCCATTCCTACGGCTTCACTTTTGGCAGAAGCTGTAAAAATCATTAATGATATGCATATTAAAGAGCAAAACAGAGACACAAAAGGAGATATTTATGAATATTTACTAAGCCAACTTCAAACAGCAGGTAAGAATGGACAATTCAGAACTCCAAGGCATATAATTAAGATGATGGTTGAACTTCTTGACCCTCACTACGGAGATAAAATATGTGACCCTGCTTGTGGAACTGCTGGTTTTTTAGTTTCCGCTTTTGAACATATTCTTAAAAATAATACTTCTGAAAACTTAGTAAAAGAAGAAAATTATGTGGGAGATAAACTTAATGATAGCCAATGGAGAATTTTAAGAGATGAAACTTTTTATGGGTATGATTTTGATGATGTAATGCTTAAAATTTCATTAATGAATCTAATGATGCACGGTATTAATAATCCTAATGTTGAGCAGAAGAATACACTATCTAAACGATTTGATGAATCTAATTGTTATGAAGTAATTCTTGCTAATCCTCCATTTAAAGGTAGTATTGATGAATCAGATATTGGGGAAAATTTTAGAACAAAAACAAAGAAAACAGAACTTCTCTTTTTAGAACTAATTTATAATCTTTTAAATAACAGTGGAAAAAGTGTAGTTATTGTTCCAGATGGAGTTATGTTTGGAAACTCTAAGGCTCATAAAAAAATAAGAAAATTACTTTTGGAAAAATGTAGATTGGATGCAGTTATTTCAATGCCTTCTGGAGTTTTCAAACCTTATGCAGGAGTTTCAACAGCGGTTTTATTCTTTACAAAAGGAGAATCAACTAAGGAAGTTTGGTTTTATGATATGCAAGCAGATGGTTTTAGTTTAGATGATAAAAGAACACCTCAACCTGAAAAGAATGATATTCCAGATA
The archaeon BMS3Bbin15 genome window above contains:
- a CDS encoding ORF6N domain protein; this translates as MKEELIVSNNSIKDKIHTIRGLQVILDSDLAVLYDVPTKVLNQAVKRNIDRFPIDFMFQLTKGEAKNLMSQNATSTIFSLRSQIVTIKNKRGAHRKYLQYVFTEQGVAMLSGILRSKKAIEVSIQIMRAFISMRKFIFQNAEIFRRLDTVERKQLESQIKTDKNFERIFEAIESKELVKKQGLFFDGQIFDAYKFVSDLIRSAKKSIVLIDNFVDDSVLTLFSKRRINVGVVIYTKIITKQLKLDLNKYNSQYPVIEIKEFKDSHDRFMIIDNKEVYHIGASLKDLGQKWFAFSKFEKDALELLEKLE
- a CDS encoding putative type I restriction enzymeP M protein produces the protein MLDAELKSKINLLWNKFWSGGISNPLNAIEQMSYLIFMKRLEDEDVSREQNAKFLGENFTSIFPKKELKWSVWTEMPAEQMLEYVRDEVFPFLRKLNGGENSIYSKYMKNATFAIPTASLLAEAVKIINDMHIKEQNRDTKGDIYEYLLSQLQTAGKNGQFRTPRHIIKMMVELLDPHYGDKICDPACGTAGFLVSAFEHILKNNTSENLVKEENYVGDKLNDSQWRILRDETFYGYDFDDVMLKISLMNLMMHGINNPNVEQKNTLSKRFDESNCYEVILANPPFKGSIDESDIGENFRTKTKKTELLFLELIYNLLNNSGKSVVIVPDGVMFGNSKAHKKIRKLLLEKCRLDAVISMPSGVFKPYAGVSTAVLFFTKGESTKEVWFYDMQADGFSLDDKRTPQPEKNDIPDILKQFKNRHDEKPIDRKGKCFFVPFAEIKKNNYDLSISKYKEIEYEEVVYEKPEVIKKKILEHENKIIDVLRDLEI
- a CDS encoding EcoKI restriction-modification system protein HsdS gives rise to the protein MNKQKLPGGWKEIELSEVFDFQKKSRIKAGEGLKKGEYKFFTSSDKQTKFIDQYNQYNQDGEYLIFATGGHAGIHYCNEKFSTSTDCFIVKVDKKVLAKYVYYYLFGKIQLLEEGFKGAGLKHISKGYIQDIKLFYPENKETQKAIVSILEKAEKAKEWRKEADNLTQDFLESTFFEMFGNPINNDKNWIKCNLSKYGLLARGKSAHRPQNAKFLYGGKYPFIQTGDVRQSDSIYLKKYTQTYSEEGIKQSKLFYRGTLAITIAANIGETAVLAFDSYFPDSVVGFKVESPLFMSYLLKCYKPLLDSLATNTAQKNINLAILNNLEVIDIPIALQNKFASIVQEVEKLKQHQKRSNQEINNLFNALMQKAFKGELKC